In Zingiber officinale cultivar Zhangliang chromosome 3B, Zo_v1.1, whole genome shotgun sequence, a single window of DNA contains:
- the LOC122056139 gene encoding CBL-interacting protein kinase 6-like — MEDCGGGGVLQGRYELGRVLGRGSFGKVHLARDLCAGRSVAVKVVDKATVVRAGMMDHLKREISAMRMVRHPNVVALHEVMATRSKIYLAMELVRGGELFARVAGAGRLSESAARRYFRQLISAVDFCHRRGVYHRDLKLENLLLDENDDLKVADFGLSALADPARTDRLLHTLCGTPAYVAPEVLFQRGYDGAKTDVWACGVILFVLLAGFLPFRDDNIMAMYKKICRGDFQCPPWISPGARRIIVKLLDPNPNTRITLTKLMESSWFNKSASQKPEQSKEEQIAAHLAEEPEKLNAFHLISFSEGFNLSPLFEGARKEGMRFTTKEPASSVVSKLESVAASTSWKLRVTKSGAGGVWMEGEDKGRTGRLAIAAQFFALAESVLVVEVRKDDGDTVEYQKFCAYELRPALKDIMWSPNCQPITA, encoded by the coding sequence ATGGAGGACTGCGGTGGCGGCGGCGTCCTCCAAGGCCGCTACGAGCTCGGCCGCGTTCTGGGCCGCGGTTCCTTCGGGAAAGTTCACCTCGCCCGCGACCTCTGCGCCGGGCGCAGCGTAGCGGTCAAGGTGGTGGACAAGGCGACCGTCGTCCGCGCAGGGATGATGGATCATCTTAAGCGCGAGATCTCCGCCATGCGGATGGTCCGCCACCCCAACGTGGTCGCGCTCCACGAGGTCATGGCCACCCGATCCAAGATCTACCTCGCGATGGAGCTCGTGCGCGGCGGCGAGCTCTTCGCCCGCGTCGCCGGCGCCGGGCGCCTGAGCGAATCCGCCGCGCGCCGGTACTTCCGTCAGCTGATCTCGGCCGTCGATTTCTGCCACCGGCGCGGCGTCTACCACCGCGATCTCAAGCTGGAAAACCTCCTCCTCGACGAGAACGACGATCTCAAAGTCGCTGATTTTGGGCTCAGCGCACTGGCCGACCCCGCTAGAACAGATCGGCTCCTCCACACCTTGTGCGGCACGCCTGCGTACGTCGCCCCGGAGGTGCTATTCCAAAGGGGCTACGACGGGGCCAAGACCGACGTGTGGGCCTGCGGCGTCATTCTCTTCGTTCTCCTCGCCGGATTCTTGCCGTTCCGAGACGACAACATCATGGCGATGTACAAAAAGATCTGCCGCGGGGATTTCCAGTGCCCGCCCTGGATTTCTCCCGGCGCCCGTCGCATCATCGTCAAGTTGCTCGACCCAAATCCCAACACCAGAATCACCCTCACGAAGCTCATGGAGTCTTCGTGGTTCAACAAATCCGCCTCGCAGAAACCAGAACAAAGCAAGGAAGAACAGATTGCGGCGCATCTGGCGGAGGAGCCAGAGAAGTTGAACGCTTTTCACTTGATATCGTTCTCGGAGGGCTTCAACCTTTCTCCTCTGTTCGAAGGTGCGAGGAAAGAAGGGATGAGGTTCACGACGAAGGAGCCAGCGAGCAGCGTGGTGTCGAAGCTGGAGAGCGTAGCGGCGAGCACGTCGTGGAAGTTGCGGGTGACGAAGAGCGGCGCCGGCGGGGTGTGGATGGAGGGAGAGGACAAGGGGAGGACGGGGAGGCTGGCGATCGCCGCTCAATTCTTTGCGCTGGCAGAATCTGTGCTCGTGGTGGAGGTGAGGAAGGACGACGGCGACACGGTCGAGTACCAGAAGTTCTGCGCCTACGAGCTCCGGCCGGCGCTCAAAGACATCATGTGGTCGCCCAATTGCCAACCTATCACTGCCTGA
- the LOC122056140 gene encoding protein POLAR LOCALIZATION DURING ASYMMETRIC DIVISION AND REDISTRIBUTION-like yields the protein MVDSSRQGSGAAAPRPGAEGRVTEERELAGRMRIEDCLREPEEHADELGGVDRPKRKRCPVASTSRKFLFRYLSSFKKRSGGGEGSPRSPRAPLLGCRHSRRKGKEMPREDDGVEKSASFDSKVVEEVGGDATVGSMEPDPGRKSEMSFNLGMGVGIAFALSRWETEFNRMKDLHFQMEMLLSEIRSEVANTHVASGALNPGHEFASSSDCSGVAGKFNNISFQDHGANFHLEEVKSTVESRHLNDHIRSQSMDQMEAELAFELEQLQLSLDGNDSMTLSEQAKLEIAYGSSSSSENGDPQEDYYNVHGGGVSARELERRLYELINTRQQERIAELESALELTTKSLGDKEVEVSWGWDASVPSSQHQDMLSVNFDKVANEANF from the exons ATGGTGGACTCCTCGAGGCAGGGGAGTGGCGCCGCCGCCCCGAGACCTGGCGCCGAAGGTCGGGTGACCGAGGAGAGGGAGCTGGCGGGGAGGATGCGGATCGAGGATTGCCTGCGCGAGCCGGAGGAGCATGCGGACGAATTGGGCGGAGTCGATCGGCCGAAGCGCAAACGTTGCCCCGTTGCGTCCACCTCGCGGAAGTTCCTCTTTCGCTATCTCTCGTCTTTCAAGAAGCGTTCGGGCGGCGGGGAGGGCAGCCCGAGATCGCCTCGGGCGCCGTTGCTAGGGTGCCGGCATTCgaggaggaagggaaaggagatgccGCGGGAGGACGATGGAGTAGAAAAGTCGGCGTCGTTTGATTCCAAAGTGGTGGAGGAGGTTGGTGGAGACGCTACCGTTGGATCGATGGAGCCTGACCCAG GTAGGAAATCCGAGATGTCTTTTAATCTAGGCATGGGAGTTGGAATTGCTTTTGCCCTATCGAGGTGGGAAACTGAATTCAACAGAATGAAAGACCTCCACTTTCAAATGGAAATGCTGCTTAGCGAAATCAGAAGTGAAGTTGCAAATACTCACGTCGCATCTGGTGCCCTAAATCCAGGCCATGAATTTGCCTCTTCATCAGATTGTAGTGGGGTTGCTGGTAAATTTAACAATATCTCATTTCAAGATCATGGAGCAAATTTTCATCTGGAAGAAGTGAAGTCTACTGTGGAGTCGCGGCACTTGAATGATCACATTAGGAGCCAGAGTATGGATCAAATGGAAGCAGAGCTAGCATTCGAGCTAGAACAGCTGCAGCTCAGCTTGGATGGAAATGACTCCATGACTCTCTCAGAACAAGCAAAACTTGAG ATAGCCTATGGAAGCTCAAGTTCTTCTGAAAATGGTGACCCTCAAGAAGATTACTACAATGTTCACGGTGGTGGCGTCTCCGCAAGGGAACTAGAGAGAAgattatatgaattaataaataCAAGGCAACAGGAGCGGATAGCAGAGTTAGAATCTGCACTAGAATTGACAACGAAGAGTCTTGGTGACAAAGAAGTTGAAGTTTCTTGGGGTTGGGATGCATCAGTCCCCTCATCGCAACATCAAGATATGCTTTCAGTAAACTTTGATAAAGTCGCAAATGAGGCAAACTTCTGA